One Polypterus senegalus isolate Bchr_013 chromosome 10, ASM1683550v1, whole genome shotgun sequence DNA segment encodes these proteins:
- the LOC120537025 gene encoding myoglobin-like — protein MFETKPDSQKLFPKFADLSKEQLQNNPDLQAHGGIVICKLTEFLQDKGQGKAVKDLAETHAKQHKIPRVYFQIISDVLVEVAAEKIEGLSSDALTSLKNVLKMFQTKMGECYDVLGFDK, from the exons ATGTTTGAGACCAAACCAGATAGTCAGAAGCTGTTCCCCAAGTTTGCTGACCTTTCCAAAGAGCAACTGCAGAACAATCCTGACCTCCAGGCCCATGGAGGAATTGTCATCTGCAAGCTGACAGAATTCCTGCAAGATAAAGGGCAGGGCAAAGCTGTGAAGGATCTGGCAGAAACTCATGCCAAGCAGCACAAGATCCCTCGGGTTTACTTTCAG ATCATCAGTGATGTCCTTGTTGAAGTGGCAGCAGAGAAGATTGAAGGATTGAGCTCTGATGCTCTAACATCCCTGAAGAATGTGCTGAAGATGTTTCAAACTAAAATGGGAGAGTGCTATGATGTGCTGGGGTTTGATAAATGA